Proteins encoded in a region of the Gopherus flavomarginatus isolate rGopFla2 chromosome 19, rGopFla2.mat.asm, whole genome shotgun sequence genome:
- the LOC127037332 gene encoding uncharacterized protein LOC127037332 — MGWEQSPREREDHERKEELEEKLQKKQQQRGLVMVEQRDIGGCPGVSGETRLQGRDPGTERTVVVQPQMLRDCGTWVKFPGVRPLGLPMAQIPVQTQEGSGWLVVGVLQDIGWEALLGGDCLPMGQDPGPAPVTAEGLNSNPGNQLARMEMVSENSNDLAGRGEGLLGSGYLPTYNQPPGAEWEGEMLPAPLHTGEGAHTGSDAVTRAESSLPASTGTARAVLSTGGAETPAECGDTQAGQVSCQTGLPGPDVLLGSDYTAGRELPGTGLRGAVTPGPASGRGQVPLPAPAAESQTELQKDPSLEKLRELAGHSAANPLGEGCRDRVLQEKGFLYREWAPQGEVELGGIGRQLVVPQESTGFFPFELLDGRRVRGPLNLEREVRDMLALDGIQPFYSPWASPVGLIPKRDRMIWFYGGYQKLKAITVSDADPMPRPGEILDKLRGMENLALADTDNMCIFSQTWEEQVSQVKRGLGCLKEVGLTVKAGKCKGGWQRCCVWATKWEAAAQAQSWQRPRWGLLTKGARITDQSAGKRPNPSLKPRGTGVVKGVGCINVPTCGLQVPSSTPDLREGVRLDCPGVTHTKEWERCWGIHGNLGGFELPQVTGWSDLAQFGLEGGRDVTNWESS; from the coding sequence atgggatgggagcagagcccgagagagcgagaggaccatgagagaaaggaagagctcgaggaaaagctgcagaagaagcagcagcagcgtggactggtgatggtggagcagagagacatagggggctgcccaggggtcagtggggaaacacgcctgcaggggcgagaccctgggacagagagaactgtggtggtgcagccccagatgctgagggactgtgggacctgggtgaagttccctggggtgaggcccctcggcctgcctatggcccagatccctgtgcagacccaggaggggtcgggctggctggtagttggggttctccaggatatcggctgggaggccctgttggggggtgactgtctccccatgggacaggatccaggccccgctcctgtaacggccgagggtttgaattcaaatccagggaaccaattggctaggatggaaatggtcagtgaaaattcaaatgacctggctggcaggggggaggggctgctgggctcaggatacctgcctacctataaccagccccctggggctgagtgggagggagagatgctccccgcccccctgcacaccggagagggggctcacactggctctgatgctgtgaccagagcagagagctcactgcctgcctccactgggacagcaagggcagtgctgagcacggggggagctgagaccccagctgagtgcggggacacccaggcagggcaggtcagctgccaaacaggtttgcctggtccagacgtgctgctgggaagtgattacacagcagggagggagctaccagggacagggctcaggggggctgtgaccccaggcccagccagcgggagggggcaggtcccactccctgccccagctgctgaatcccagaccgagctgcagaaggatccctccttggagaagctgagagaacttgctggccacagcgctgcaaacccccttggggaaggctgcagggacagagtcctgcaagagaagggattcctgtaccgggaatgggctccccaaggggaagtagaactggggggaatcgggagacagctggtggtgccccaggaatccacagggttcttccctttcgagctgctggatgggaggagagtgaggggacccctgaacctggagagagaggtcagggatatgctggctttagatgggatccagccattttacagcccatgggcctcacccgtggggctgatccccaagcgagacaggatgatctggttttatgggggctatcagaagcttaaagccatcacagtgtccgatgccgaccccatgcctaggcctggggagattctagacaagctgagagggatggagaacttggccctggcagacactgataacatgtgcatctttagccagacctgggaggaacaggtgtcccaggtgaagagggggctgggctgcctcaaggaggtgggactgacggtaaaagctggaaagtgcaaggggggatggcagaggtgttgtgtctgggccacaaagtgggaagcggctgcccaagcccagagctggcaaaggccaagatgggggctcttaaccaagggagcccgaatcacagaccagagtgctgggaaaagacccaatcccagcttgaagcccaggggtactggggtggtaaagggtgtgggctgcataaacgttcccacatgcggcctgcaagtgccatcaagcacacccgacctaagggagggcgtaagactggactgtcctggtgtaactcacaccaaggaatgggagagatgctggggcatccatgggaaccttggtgggttcgaacttccccaggtcactggctggagtgacctcgctcagttcggtctcgaaggggggagagatgtgacgaactgggaaagttcttaa